A genomic window from Babylonia areolata isolate BAREFJ2019XMU chromosome 9, ASM4173473v1, whole genome shotgun sequence includes:
- the LOC143285640 gene encoding uncharacterized protein LOC143285640, translating to MSSLGAGAIFTVLMTSHLAYRSAAMCSVSFLHAPVVTPRGQGSGRACVVLRYVALRCVTLRCVALHCVMLRYIALCCVTLRYVALHCTLLRYIALCCVTLRYITMCCVTLRYVALCCVTLHCVALHCVMLRYIALFCVTLRYITMCCVTLRYVALCCVMLRYIALCCVTLHCVALRCVTLQCVALRCVMLRYVALHCTVLRCIALCCVTLHFFALRCVTLHCVALHCVTLRYVALHCTVLRYVALRYIAVCCVTLRYIALCCCGHVLCLLPPRTCRDSQGSGVRGQAVEFKTCPVKCRCGRKGSANIVVISFILDLLRHRFLGN from the exons ATGTCG TCGTTAGGAGCAGGGGCTATTTTCACTGTGCTCATGACGTCACATCTGGCTTATCGCAGTGCGGCCATGtgctctgtctccttcctccacGCACCTGTCGTGACTCccaggggtcaggggtcaggg AGAGCTTGCGTTGTTttgcgttacgttgcgttacgttgcgttacgttgcgctgtgttgcgttacattgcgttatgttgcgttacattgcattgtgttgcgttacaTTGCGTTATGTTGCGTTACATTGCACTTTGTTGCGttacattgcactgtgttgcgttacgttgcgttacATTACAatgtgttgcgttacgttgcgttatgttgcgttatgttgcgttacattgcactgtgttgcgttgcattgcgttatgTTGCGTTACATTGCACTTTTttgcgttacgttgcgttacATTACAatgtgttgcgttacgttgcgttatgttgcgttatgttgcgttatgttgcgttACATTGCACTTTGTTGCGttacattgcactgtgttgcgttacgttgcgttacATTACAatgtgttgcgttacgttgcgttatgttgcgttatgttgcgttacattgcactgtgttgcgttgcattgcgttatgTTGCGTTACATTGCACTTTTttgcgttacgttgcgttacATTGCACTGTGTCGCGTTACattgcgttacgttgcgttacgttgcgttacattgcactgtgttgcgttacgttgcgttacGTTACATTGCAgtgtgttgcgttacgttgcgttacattgcactgtgttgc TGCGGCCATGtgctctgtctccttcctccacGCACCTGTCGTGACTCccaggggtcaggggtcaggggtcaggcCGTGGAATTCAAAACATGCCCCGTCAAGTGTCGTTG